One genomic region from Lycorma delicatula isolate Av1 chromosome 9, ASM4794821v1, whole genome shotgun sequence encodes:
- the LOC142329835 gene encoding rRNA methyltransferase 2, mitochondrial-like: MSFLTCYVSVRHFRSTCSLYKEVLRTLKGRKTSSQEWLKRQFSDPYIEKAKLANYRCRSAFKLLEIDDKYKILKPGDIILDCGASPGSWSQIAVSRTNADKKDIKKKSGIVIGIDLKPVYPVDGAIFLNNCDFTEQSTKEKIIKILQEKIKSEDEQHVDVVLSDMAPNATGIKEMDHTNIIKLGYDVVRFGLTVSAVNGILLVKIWEGSQSKKIFDDISRFYNDTRYVKPQASRSDSAEIFILATGFKGIKR; the protein is encoded by the exons atGAGTTTCTTAACATGCTACGTTTCAGTTAGACATTTTAGATCTACCTGTTCTCTTTACAAAGAAGTTCTGCGCACTCTGAAAGGTAGAAAAACAAGTTCACAAGAATGGTTAAAAAGACAGTTTTCAGATCCTTATATTGAAAAAGCAAAATTAGCGAATTACAG GTGTCGTAGTGCATTTAAGCTATTAGAAATTGATGAtaagtacaaaatattgaaaCCAGGAGATATTATATTAGACTGTGGTGCATCGCCTGGCAGTTGGTCTCAGATTGCTGTTTCTAGGACAAATGCTGACAAGAAAG atatcaAAAAGAAATCTGGTATAGTAATTGGCATAGATTTAAAACCAGTTTATCCAGTTGATggtgcaatatttttaaataattgtgattTTACAGAGCagtctacaaaagaaaaaatcattaaaatactacaagaaaaaataaagtcaGAAGATGAACAACATGTTGATGTAGTATTAAGCGATATGGCACCAAATGCAACTGGTATCAAAGAGATGGatcatacaaatataattaaattaggttATGATGTTGTGAg atttGGTTTGACTGTATCAGCAGTTAATGGAATTTTACTTGTGAAAATTTGGGAGGGTTctcaatcaaaaaaaatatttgatgatatTAGTAGATTTTATAATGATACAAGATATGTAAAACCACAAGCATCTCGTTCAGATTCtgctgaaatttttattctaGCTACTGGTTTTAAAGGTATTAAAAGATAA